CCTTTCGGCATTTTTAATTTTTCAAGAGGCGGCTTCACCGCAAACGAATTCAGTGAAATCAGCAATACCGCCGCAAAAATAAAAGATCCCATCAACTTCCTCGATTCCGACACACGTCGCATTTTCCACAAGGCTCTGTATGAATATGTCCAAAATAGGCGTAAATAAGATTCATCCGGCACGTCGAATCCTGGGACGCCCATTGCACCATCTTCAAAAGTTTGGTGTTCTGAGCTTTCAAGATTTCGACACCGTTTTCAGTCTGAAACTGCTCATCCGTCGGCGCGCTCACACAGGCATACGGGAAGGGATCATCGGATTTCGTCAAACATCCCCAGCGCTCCAAAATACTGACGGCCGCTTCCGAGCGAAAATCCCGGCGATTGCGAAAGTTCATTTGTTCTCGCAGAAAATCAAAACCGCCCTGATCCACCTGAAGACGTTTTTCTTCGATCAGCTGATAGATCTTCCGAATGAACTCCGGCTCCGGATGGGACCATTTTAAAAATTCCATCTGAATGGTGACATCGTCCTGATCATAGAGCAAATGGCAAGACGATTCTTTGCCATCTCTGCCGGCGCGTCCCACCTCTTGGAAATAAGATTCCAACGCATTGGGTGTTTCCACATGGATAAGAAGGCGCACATTTTCTTTGTCAATCCCCAAGCCAAAAGCCGGCGTGGCAATCATAAGCGGATTTTCTTCGCTGATGAAACGGGTTTGATTGCGTTTCCTATCCTGGGGCGACAGATCGCCATGATAGACCAGATGGGGAATATTCATTCTGTACAAAGCCGCCGAAATTTTTTTCAAAGTCTGAATCAGCGAGCAGTAAATGATACTCGCGCCCGGTGTCTGATGGCGCAAGCCCACGATCGCGCGAATC
The Bdellovibrio sp. ArHS DNA segment above includes these coding regions:
- a CDS encoding RecQ family ATP-dependent DNA helicase; this translates as MTDLKSLLKTAFPFDSFRGEQEHILQKVWANEDLLALMPTGMGKSLCFQFPAKIRDGLVVVISPLIALMQDQVFKAEAFGIPATFLSSTLGKDEREARQKRLAQGEYKLLYVTPERFRKPEFLKAIEGRKIQLLAVDEAHCISQWGHDFRPDYSRVGEFRKILGNPPTLALTATATPEVQKDILAKLFIPEATLISAGIERTNLGLHVHDIYGIDEKIRAIVGLRHQTPGASIIYCSLIQTLKKISAALYRMNIPHLVYHGDLSPQDRKRNQTRFISEENPLMIATPAFGLGIDKENVRLLIHVETPNALESYFQEVGRAGRDGKESSCHLLYDQDDVTIQMEFLKWSHPEPEFIRKIYQLIEEKRLQVDQGGFDFLREQMNFRNRRDFRSEAAVSILERWGCLTKSDDPFPYACVSAPTDEQFQTENGVEILKAQNTKLLKMVQWASQDSTCRMNLIYAYFGHIHTEPCGKCDVCRNRGS